A genome region from Acidobacteriota bacterium includes the following:
- a CDS encoding proline dehydrogenase family protein: protein MSVMRSVLLAISENRWMRSHGQSLWFVKRAARRFMPGENFEDMLAAAEVLRPQGIYATFTRLGENVSDWAEAEYVTGHYLGAIDRIKAAGIPCEPSVKPTQLGLDLDPERCFENLRSLAARAKAAGSYLWIDMEQSQYVEATLDLTRRLGAQFDNVGVCLQAYLHRSMNDLKALREQGIGVRLVKGAYKEPATVAMAKKADVDKHYFALAAAMLEPSGRKASFRPVFGTHDVPLIARIQAHAERAGVPARGVEVHMLYGIQRDEQLRLVKDGASVRVLIAYGTFWFPWYMRRLAERPANVWFVLKSLFT, encoded by the coding sequence ATGAGCGTCATGCGGAGCGTGCTGCTGGCGATATCCGAGAACCGATGGATGCGCAGCCACGGCCAGAGCCTGTGGTTCGTGAAGCGGGCCGCCCGGCGATTCATGCCCGGCGAGAACTTCGAAGACATGCTCGCCGCGGCAGAGGTGCTGAGGCCTCAAGGCATCTACGCGACGTTCACGCGCCTCGGCGAGAACGTGAGCGACTGGGCCGAAGCGGAGTACGTCACTGGGCACTACCTCGGCGCGATCGATCGGATCAAGGCGGCCGGCATCCCCTGCGAACCCTCGGTCAAGCCAACGCAGCTCGGTCTCGACCTCGACCCAGAACGGTGCTTCGAGAATCTCCGTTCGCTGGCTGCTCGCGCGAAGGCGGCGGGCAGCTACCTGTGGATCGACATGGAACAGTCCCAGTACGTCGAGGCGACGCTCGACCTGACGCGGCGGCTGGGCGCGCAATTCGACAACGTGGGCGTGTGCCTGCAGGCCTACCTCCATCGGTCCATGAACGACCTGAAGGCGCTGCGTGAGCAGGGGATCGGGGTGCGACTTGTCAAAGGCGCCTACAAGGAGCCGGCGACGGTCGCGATGGCGAAGAAGGCAGACGTCGACAAGCACTACTTCGCGCTGGCGGCGGCGATGCTTGAGCCGTCTGGGCGCAAAGCGAGCTTCCGCCCCGTCTTCGGCACGCACGACGTGCCGCTGATCGCTCGCATCCAGGCGCACGCCGAACGGGCCGGCGTCCCGGCGCGCGGCGTCGAGGTGCACATGCTGTACGGCATCCAGCGCGACGAACAGTTGCGCCTCGTCAAGGATGGCGCCAGCGTGCGCGTGCTCATCGCGTATGGCACGTTCTGGTTTCCCTGGTACATGCGACGGCTGGCCGAACGCCCCGCCAATGTCTGGTTCGTCCTCAAGAGCCTCTTCACCTGA
- a CDS encoding M56 family metallopeptidase: protein MFQWSLANLLAWAVQVTAIVAAGGLLLVWLRVREPGARLIFLRTLLLVCVALPLLQPWAVAPAGSLASVDARPPAAASSPVDARAELPSVAISGYTAAGPAPSSSAPWRPIAIGVLAIGVVCRTGWLGLGLISLMRLRRSSKALEPQPAAVGVAESVVGATASFRVSPRVQRPVTFGLRQPVVLVPDGFLEYAPAEQSAIACHELLHVRRRDWLRALAEEFVCAVLWFHPAIWWLTDQIHLTAEQVIDREVVRLIGDRRSYLHALLRLAATGPAPMLQPAALFLKHGHLRQRVAMLIKETPMSRFRLAASFAVVLILLACGGWLIVQAFPLWADGAQPPVVGEVQAYSAPATTPAALKRPDAPSASATAKPQSKPTAGPNSQAPRPGMMTGPAGPAWPEITRLGTVIYPPDALEAGWSGTVTVAAGIDASGNVITAQATSFAIHANKIAFEAKSRADGMAARLFDPFRDAALEAVRQTKFKPLGRAFANFTIGCEFDSDRATARLVPGLPPSQQTGTMNEQHQWAEIPPNAVRVGGHIAPPKKLKDVKPVYPAVALNARVQGVVIVEAVIGEEGRVSTVRVLRSIPLLDQAALDAVRQWEFVPTLLNGAPIPVIATMTVNFTLSASGSGTGVGAGSGFGTGVGGGVGGGVPGGIAGGVTGGVPGGVTGGVVSGGTAYPPPPPLPPDTVRVGGGIRPPTKVVDVKAVYPAEAKDAGVQGVVILEVVIGKDGKVIDAKVLRSIPLLDQAALDAVRQWEFTPTQVNDVPLNVVMTVTVNFTLM from the coding sequence ATGTTCCAGTGGTCGTTGGCGAACCTTCTGGCCTGGGCCGTCCAGGTGACTGCCATCGTGGCGGCTGGCGGGCTGCTGCTGGTATGGCTGCGGGTACGGGAACCCGGCGCCAGGCTGATCTTCCTCCGCACCTTGCTCCTCGTATGTGTGGCGCTGCCGCTGCTCCAGCCGTGGGCGGTCGCGCCGGCGGGCTCCCTGGCGTCGGTCGACGCCCGGCCTCCCGCTGCGGCGTCGAGCCCTGTCGACGCTCGGGCTGAGCTGCCCTCGGTGGCAATCTCAGGGTATACGGCTGCGGGGCCGGCTCCGTCATCGTCGGCTCCGTGGCGGCCGATCGCCATCGGGGTGCTCGCAATAGGCGTCGTCTGCCGCACCGGCTGGCTGGGACTGGGTCTGATTTCGCTGATGAGGCTTCGGCGCTCATCCAAGGCGCTTGAGCCCCAGCCGGCGGCCGTCGGGGTGGCCGAGTCCGTCGTGGGGGCCACCGCATCGTTCCGCGTATCGCCCCGAGTCCAGAGGCCCGTCACCTTTGGTCTGCGCCAGCCCGTGGTCCTGGTTCCCGATGGGTTCCTGGAGTATGCGCCGGCCGAACAGTCTGCCATCGCCTGTCATGAGTTGCTGCACGTGCGGCGACGCGACTGGTTGCGCGCGCTGGCCGAAGAATTTGTGTGCGCGGTTCTGTGGTTCCATCCGGCGATCTGGTGGCTGACCGACCAGATTCACCTCACCGCCGAACAGGTGATCGACCGCGAGGTCGTACGGTTGATCGGAGATCGCCGGTCGTACTTGCACGCGCTGTTGAGGCTGGCCGCCACCGGACCGGCGCCGATGCTTCAACCGGCCGCCCTGTTTCTGAAACACGGCCACCTGCGTCAACGGGTGGCGATGCTCATCAAGGAGACGCCGATGTCACGCTTTCGTCTCGCTGCGTCGTTTGCCGTCGTGCTGATCTTGCTCGCGTGCGGAGGTTGGCTGATTGTGCAGGCCTTTCCGCTCTGGGCTGACGGCGCTCAACCGCCAGTCGTCGGGGAGGTTCAGGCGTATTCCGCGCCGGCGACCACGCCGGCTGCCCTGAAGCGGCCAGACGCTCCGTCCGCATCCGCGACGGCCAAGCCTCAGAGCAAACCGACCGCGGGGCCGAACTCGCAGGCACCGCGGCCCGGAATGATGACCGGGCCGGCTGGCCCGGCCTGGCCCGAGATTACCCGGCTGGGGACCGTGATCTATCCGCCCGACGCGCTGGAGGCGGGATGGAGCGGGACGGTCACTGTGGCGGCGGGCATCGACGCGTCAGGTAACGTCATCACTGCCCAGGCTACGAGCTTTGCGATCCACGCAAACAAGATTGCGTTCGAGGCGAAGTCACGCGCCGATGGCATGGCCGCGCGGCTGTTCGATCCGTTTCGAGACGCCGCCCTTGAGGCAGTGCGCCAGACGAAGTTCAAGCCCCTCGGTAGGGCGTTCGCCAACTTCACCATCGGGTGCGAATTCGACTCGGACCGAGCCACCGCCAGGCTCGTGCCAGGTCTGCCACCGAGTCAGCAGACAGGCACGATGAATGAGCAGCATCAGTGGGCCGAGATTCCGCCAAACGCGGTGAGGGTCGGAGGCCACATCGCTCCCCCGAAGAAGCTCAAGGACGTGAAGCCGGTTTATCCGGCCGTCGCACTCAACGCCCGCGTGCAGGGCGTGGTCATCGTCGAAGCGGTCATCGGCGAAGAGGGCAGAGTGAGCACCGTGCGCGTACTGCGCTCGATTCCGCTGCTCGATCAGGCCGCGCTTGACGCCGTCCGCCAGTGGGAGTTTGTCCCGACGCTGCTGAACGGTGCGCCTATTCCCGTGATCGCGACGATGACCGTCAACTTCACGCTCAGCGCGTCTGGCTCTGGAACGGGCGTGGGCGCCGGTAGCGGCTTCGGGACGGGCGTCGGCGGCGGAGTAGGGGGAGGCGTACCAGGCGGTATCGCAGGAGGAGTGACGGGAGGCGTGCCAGGGGGCGTCACCGGCGGTGTCGTTTCAGGAGGCACTGCGTATCCTCCGCCACCGCCACTTCCTCCCGACACGGTCCGCGTAGGCGGCGGCATCCGGCCGCCGACCAAGGTCGTCGACGTAAAGGCGGTGTATCCAGCGGAGGCAAAAGACGCCGGTGTCCAGGGCGTCGTCATTCTCGAAGTGGTGATCGGCAAAGACGGGAAAGTGATCGATGCCAAGGTGCTGCGGTCGATTCCGTTGCTTGACCAGGCGGCGCTTGATGCCGTCCGTCAGTGGGAATTTACGCCTACACAGGTCAACGACGTCCCGCTGAATGTCGTGATGACGGTGACGGTCAATTTCACGCTGATGTAG